In a genomic window of Physeter macrocephalus isolate SW-GA chromosome 14, ASM283717v5, whole genome shotgun sequence:
- the GSPT1 gene encoding eukaryotic peptide chain release factor GTP-binding subunit ERF3A isoform X3, with protein MELSEPVVENGETEMSPEESWEHKEEISEAEPGGGSLGDGRPTEESAQEMMEEEEEIPKPKSVVAPPGAPKKEHVNVVFIGHVDAGKSTIGGQIMYLTGMVDKRTLEKYEREAKEKNRETWYLSWALDTNQEERDKGKTVEVGRAYFETEKKHFTILDAPGHKSFVPNMIGGASQADLAVLVISARKGEFETGFEKGGQTREHAMLAKTAGVKHLIVLINKMDDPTVNWSNERYEECKEKLVPFLKKVGFNPKKDIHFMPCSGLTGANLKEQSDFCPWYIGLPFIPYLDNLPNFSRSVDGPIRLPIVDKYKDMGTVVLGKLESGSICKGQQLVMMPNKHNVEVLGILSDDVETDSVAPGENLKIRLKGIEEEEILPGFILCDPNNLCHSGRTFDAQIVIIEHKSIICPGYNAVLHIHTCIEEVEITALICLVDKKSGEKSKTRPRFVKQDQVCIARLRTAGTICLETFKDFPQMGRFTLRDEGKTIAIGKVLKLVPEKD; from the exons ATGGAACTTTCAGAACCTGTTG TAGAAAATGGGGAGACAGAAATGTCCCCAGAAGAATCATGGgagcacaaagaagaaataagtgaagcAGAGCCAGGGGGTGGTTCCTTGGGAGATGGAAGGCCCACAGAGGAAAGTGCCCAGGAAatgatggaggaggaagaggaaatacCAAAACCTAAATCTGTGGTTGCACCGCCAGGTGCTCCTAAGAAAGAACACGTAAATGTAGTATTCATTGGGCATGTAG ATGCTGGCAAGTCAACCATTGGAGGACAAATAAT GTATTTGACTGGAATGGTTGACAAAAGGACACTGgagaaatatgaaagagaagctaaagaaaaaaacagagaaacttG gtaCTTATCGTGGGCCTTAGACACAAATCAGGAAGAACGAGACAAGGGTAAAACAGTAGAAGTGGGTCGTGCCTattttgaaacagaaaagaagcatttTACAATTCTAGATGCCCCTGGCCACAAGAGTTTTGTCCCAAATATGATTGGTGGTGCTTCTCAAGCAGATTTGGCTGTACTG GTAATCTCTGCTAGGAAAGGAGAGTTTGAAACTGGATTTGAAAAAGGAGGACAGACAAGAGAACATGCAATGTTGGCAAAGACAGCAGGTGTAAAACACTTAATTGTGCTTATTAATAAGATGGATGATCCAACAGTAAATTGGAGCAATGAGAG atatgAAGAATGTAAAGAGAAACTAGTgccatttttgaaaaaagttgGCTTCAATCCCAAAAAGGACATTCACTTCATGCCCTGCTCAGGACTGACTGGAGCAAATCTTAAAGAGCAATCAGATTTCTGTCCTTGGTACAT TGGATTACCATTTATTCCATATCTGGATAATTTGCCAAACTTCAGTAGATCAGTTGATGGACCAATCAGGCTGCCAATTGTGGATAAGTACAAG gATATGGGCACTGTGGTCCTGGGAAAGCTAGAATCAGGATCTATTTGTAAAGGTCAGCAGCTTGTTATGATGCCAAACAAG CACAACGTGGAAGTTCTTGGAATCCTTTCCGATGATGTAGAAACTGATTCTGTAGCCCCAGGTGAAAACCTCAAAATCAGACTGAAAGGAATTGAAGAGGAGGAGATTCTTCCAGGGTTCATACTTTGTGATCCTAATAATCTTTGTCATTCTGGTCGCACATTTGATGCCCAG ATAGTGATTATAGAGCACAAATCCATCATCTGCCCAGGTTATAATGCGGTGCTGCATATCCATACCTGTATTGAAGAAGTCGAAATAACA GCCTTAATCTGCTTGGTAGAcaaaaaatcaggagaaaaaagtAAGACTCGACCCCGTTTTGTGAAACAAGATCAAGTATGCATTGCCCGCTTGAGAACAGCAGGAACCATCTGCCTTGAGACCTTTAAAGACTTCCCTCAGATGGGTCGTTTTACTTTAAGAGATGAGG
- the GSPT1 gene encoding eukaryotic peptide chain release factor GTP-binding subunit ERF3A isoform X2, translating to MDPGSGGGGGGGGGGGSSSSSDSAPDCWDQADMEAPGPGPCGGTGGPLAAAAEAQREHLSAAFSRQLNVNAKPFVPNVHAAEFVPSFLRGPAQSPAPPAGAAANNHGAGSGAGGPSAPVEPSQEEQSLLCEGSNSAVSMELSEPVENGETEMSPEESWEHKEEISEAEPGGGSLGDGRPTEESAQEMMEEEEEIPKPKSVVAPPGAPKKEHVNVVFIGHVDAGKSTIGGQIMYLTGMVDKRTLEKYEREAKEKNRETWYLSWALDTNQEERDKGKTVEVGRAYFETEKKHFTILDAPGHKSFVPNMIGGASQADLAVLVISARKGEFETGFEKGGQTREHAMLAKTAGVKHLIVLINKMDDPTVNWSNERYEECKEKLVPFLKKVGFNPKKDIHFMPCSGLTGANLKEQSDFCPWYIGLPFIPYLDNLPNFSRSVDGPIRLPIVDKYKDMGTVVLGKLESGSICKGQQLVMMPNKHNVEVLGILSDDVETDSVAPGENLKIRLKGIEEEEILPGFILCDPNNLCHSGRTFDAQIVIIEHKSIICPGYNAVLHIHTCIEEVEITALICLVDKKSGEKSKTRPRFVKQDQVCIARLRTAGTICLETFKDFPQMGRFTLRDEGKTIAIGKVLKLVPEKD from the exons ATggatcctggcagtggtggcggcggtggtggcggtggcggcggcgggagcagcagcagcagcgactCAGCACCAGACTGCTGGGACCAGGCAGACATGGAAGCCCCCGGGCCGGGCCCGTGCGGCGGCACCGGCGGTCCCTTGGCGGCGGCGGCCGAGGCCCAGCGTGAGCACCTCAGCGCGGCCTTCAGCCGGCAACTCAACGTCAACGCCAAGCCCTTCGTGCCCAACGTCCACGCCGCCGAGTTCGTGCCGTCCTTCCTGCGGGGCCCGGCCCAGTCGCCGGCACCCCCAGCTGGTGCCGCCGCCAACAACCACGGAGCCGGCAGCGGCGCGGGAGGCCCTTCGG CACCTGTGGAACCTTCTCAAGAGGAACAGTCATTGTTGTGTGAAG GTTCAAATTCAGCTGTTAGCATGGAACTTTCAGAACCTGTTG AAAATGGGGAGACAGAAATGTCCCCAGAAGAATCATGGgagcacaaagaagaaataagtgaagcAGAGCCAGGGGGTGGTTCCTTGGGAGATGGAAGGCCCACAGAGGAAAGTGCCCAGGAAatgatggaggaggaagaggaaatacCAAAACCTAAATCTGTGGTTGCACCGCCAGGTGCTCCTAAGAAAGAACACGTAAATGTAGTATTCATTGGGCATGTAG ATGCTGGCAAGTCAACCATTGGAGGACAAATAAT GTATTTGACTGGAATGGTTGACAAAAGGACACTGgagaaatatgaaagagaagctaaagaaaaaaacagagaaacttG gtaCTTATCGTGGGCCTTAGACACAAATCAGGAAGAACGAGACAAGGGTAAAACAGTAGAAGTGGGTCGTGCCTattttgaaacagaaaagaagcatttTACAATTCTAGATGCCCCTGGCCACAAGAGTTTTGTCCCAAATATGATTGGTGGTGCTTCTCAAGCAGATTTGGCTGTACTG GTAATCTCTGCTAGGAAAGGAGAGTTTGAAACTGGATTTGAAAAAGGAGGACAGACAAGAGAACATGCAATGTTGGCAAAGACAGCAGGTGTAAAACACTTAATTGTGCTTATTAATAAGATGGATGATCCAACAGTAAATTGGAGCAATGAGAG atatgAAGAATGTAAAGAGAAACTAGTgccatttttgaaaaaagttgGCTTCAATCCCAAAAAGGACATTCACTTCATGCCCTGCTCAGGACTGACTGGAGCAAATCTTAAAGAGCAATCAGATTTCTGTCCTTGGTACAT TGGATTACCATTTATTCCATATCTGGATAATTTGCCAAACTTCAGTAGATCAGTTGATGGACCAATCAGGCTGCCAATTGTGGATAAGTACAAG gATATGGGCACTGTGGTCCTGGGAAAGCTAGAATCAGGATCTATTTGTAAAGGTCAGCAGCTTGTTATGATGCCAAACAAG CACAACGTGGAAGTTCTTGGAATCCTTTCCGATGATGTAGAAACTGATTCTGTAGCCCCAGGTGAAAACCTCAAAATCAGACTGAAAGGAATTGAAGAGGAGGAGATTCTTCCAGGGTTCATACTTTGTGATCCTAATAATCTTTGTCATTCTGGTCGCACATTTGATGCCCAG ATAGTGATTATAGAGCACAAATCCATCATCTGCCCAGGTTATAATGCGGTGCTGCATATCCATACCTGTATTGAAGAAGTCGAAATAACA GCCTTAATCTGCTTGGTAGAcaaaaaatcaggagaaaaaagtAAGACTCGACCCCGTTTTGTGAAACAAGATCAAGTATGCATTGCCCGCTTGAGAACAGCAGGAACCATCTGCCTTGAGACCTTTAAAGACTTCCCTCAGATGGGTCGTTTTACTTTAAGAGATGAGG
- the GSPT1 gene encoding eukaryotic peptide chain release factor GTP-binding subunit ERF3A isoform X1, with protein sequence MDPGSGGGGGGGGGGGSSSSSDSAPDCWDQADMEAPGPGPCGGTGGPLAAAAEAQREHLSAAFSRQLNVNAKPFVPNVHAAEFVPSFLRGPAQSPAPPAGAAANNHGAGSGAGGPSAPVEPSQEEQSLLCEGSNSAVSMELSEPVVENGETEMSPEESWEHKEEISEAEPGGGSLGDGRPTEESAQEMMEEEEEIPKPKSVVAPPGAPKKEHVNVVFIGHVDAGKSTIGGQIMYLTGMVDKRTLEKYEREAKEKNRETWYLSWALDTNQEERDKGKTVEVGRAYFETEKKHFTILDAPGHKSFVPNMIGGASQADLAVLVISARKGEFETGFEKGGQTREHAMLAKTAGVKHLIVLINKMDDPTVNWSNERYEECKEKLVPFLKKVGFNPKKDIHFMPCSGLTGANLKEQSDFCPWYIGLPFIPYLDNLPNFSRSVDGPIRLPIVDKYKDMGTVVLGKLESGSICKGQQLVMMPNKHNVEVLGILSDDVETDSVAPGENLKIRLKGIEEEEILPGFILCDPNNLCHSGRTFDAQIVIIEHKSIICPGYNAVLHIHTCIEEVEITALICLVDKKSGEKSKTRPRFVKQDQVCIARLRTAGTICLETFKDFPQMGRFTLRDEGKTIAIGKVLKLVPEKD encoded by the exons ATggatcctggcagtggtggcggcggtggtggcggtggcggcggcgggagcagcagcagcagcgactCAGCACCAGACTGCTGGGACCAGGCAGACATGGAAGCCCCCGGGCCGGGCCCGTGCGGCGGCACCGGCGGTCCCTTGGCGGCGGCGGCCGAGGCCCAGCGTGAGCACCTCAGCGCGGCCTTCAGCCGGCAACTCAACGTCAACGCCAAGCCCTTCGTGCCCAACGTCCACGCCGCCGAGTTCGTGCCGTCCTTCCTGCGGGGCCCGGCCCAGTCGCCGGCACCCCCAGCTGGTGCCGCCGCCAACAACCACGGAGCCGGCAGCGGCGCGGGAGGCCCTTCGG CACCTGTGGAACCTTCTCAAGAGGAACAGTCATTGTTGTGTGAAG GTTCAAATTCAGCTGTTAGCATGGAACTTTCAGAACCTGTTG TAGAAAATGGGGAGACAGAAATGTCCCCAGAAGAATCATGGgagcacaaagaagaaataagtgaagcAGAGCCAGGGGGTGGTTCCTTGGGAGATGGAAGGCCCACAGAGGAAAGTGCCCAGGAAatgatggaggaggaagaggaaatacCAAAACCTAAATCTGTGGTTGCACCGCCAGGTGCTCCTAAGAAAGAACACGTAAATGTAGTATTCATTGGGCATGTAG ATGCTGGCAAGTCAACCATTGGAGGACAAATAAT GTATTTGACTGGAATGGTTGACAAAAGGACACTGgagaaatatgaaagagaagctaaagaaaaaaacagagaaacttG gtaCTTATCGTGGGCCTTAGACACAAATCAGGAAGAACGAGACAAGGGTAAAACAGTAGAAGTGGGTCGTGCCTattttgaaacagaaaagaagcatttTACAATTCTAGATGCCCCTGGCCACAAGAGTTTTGTCCCAAATATGATTGGTGGTGCTTCTCAAGCAGATTTGGCTGTACTG GTAATCTCTGCTAGGAAAGGAGAGTTTGAAACTGGATTTGAAAAAGGAGGACAGACAAGAGAACATGCAATGTTGGCAAAGACAGCAGGTGTAAAACACTTAATTGTGCTTATTAATAAGATGGATGATCCAACAGTAAATTGGAGCAATGAGAG atatgAAGAATGTAAAGAGAAACTAGTgccatttttgaaaaaagttgGCTTCAATCCCAAAAAGGACATTCACTTCATGCCCTGCTCAGGACTGACTGGAGCAAATCTTAAAGAGCAATCAGATTTCTGTCCTTGGTACAT TGGATTACCATTTATTCCATATCTGGATAATTTGCCAAACTTCAGTAGATCAGTTGATGGACCAATCAGGCTGCCAATTGTGGATAAGTACAAG gATATGGGCACTGTGGTCCTGGGAAAGCTAGAATCAGGATCTATTTGTAAAGGTCAGCAGCTTGTTATGATGCCAAACAAG CACAACGTGGAAGTTCTTGGAATCCTTTCCGATGATGTAGAAACTGATTCTGTAGCCCCAGGTGAAAACCTCAAAATCAGACTGAAAGGAATTGAAGAGGAGGAGATTCTTCCAGGGTTCATACTTTGTGATCCTAATAATCTTTGTCATTCTGGTCGCACATTTGATGCCCAG ATAGTGATTATAGAGCACAAATCCATCATCTGCCCAGGTTATAATGCGGTGCTGCATATCCATACCTGTATTGAAGAAGTCGAAATAACA GCCTTAATCTGCTTGGTAGAcaaaaaatcaggagaaaaaagtAAGACTCGACCCCGTTTTGTGAAACAAGATCAAGTATGCATTGCCCGCTTGAGAACAGCAGGAACCATCTGCCTTGAGACCTTTAAAGACTTCCCTCAGATGGGTCGTTTTACTTTAAGAGATGAGG